One window of the Dehalococcoidia bacterium genome contains the following:
- a CDS encoding cupin domain-containing protein, translating into MEIRKINEIDKESAASSLFTSDDVSRQPLAPSSDDFNCSIVNFGTGVKNKFHVHESDQILIVTEGKGIVVTESVESELVVGEVVFAPAGEKHWHGAVPGSTFSHITITRKGAQTTQLED; encoded by the coding sequence ATGGAAATTCGGAAGATAAATGAGATTGATAAAGAATCTGCAGCAAGTTCACTTTTTACAAGTGACGACGTTTCAAGGCAGCCACTTGCACCTTCTAGTGATGATTTCAATTGCAGTATTGTCAACTTTGGAACAGGGGTTAAGAATAAATTTCATGTTCATGAAAGCGACCAAATACTCATCGTTACTGAGGGAAAAGGAATTGTTGTAACGGAATCGGTTGAATCTGAGCTTGTTGTTGGAGAGGTTGTTTTCGCACCTGCTGGAGAAAAGCACTGGCACGGAGCAGTTCCGGGTAGTACGTTTTCGCATATAACGATAACGCGTAAGGGTGCCCAGACAACGCAGCTAGAAGATTAA